One window of Nostoc sp. C052 genomic DNA carries:
- a CDS encoding glycosyl hydrolase family 57, with the protein MLSFPTTLTPLPEIIDGLPNISGWETEVLSVVNQDRPVFLPTTNIRLEDVNAVFAIALHMHQPTIPAGNGGTLISNLQYMFEHPHEGDNHNADPFAHCYSRMGDLIPELVSQGCNPRVMLDYSGNLLWGLRQMGRGDVLDNLKRITCDRTYQPYVEWLGTMWGHAVIPSTPIADIKLHIVAWQHHFAAIFGWEALARVKGFSPPEMHLPNHPDALFEFVKALKECGYRWLLIQEHSVETLMGQSLTHKHLPHRLIARNSQGETISITALIKTQGSDTKLVAQMQPYYEAKTLSKQQISDIFVPPIVSQIGDGENGGVMMNEFPSAFKQAWWDMVNNGGGKSGVVGVCGTEYLELIEAAGCKPEDYPTCQPVGQHQIWERVSPDNIQPEAVENAIQELKQTNSNFNLDGASWTNHISWVKGYENVLSPMYQLSSLFHHKFDPLLETDSAEAITKQSQYRNFLLHNLLLQTSCFRYWGQGAWTDYAREIYQRGENLL; encoded by the coding sequence ATGCTTTCCTTCCCCACAACTCTGACTCCTTTGCCCGAAATCATTGATGGCTTACCGAATATTTCTGGTTGGGAAACAGAGGTTCTCTCTGTAGTTAACCAAGATCGACCAGTATTTTTACCAACAACGAATATCCGCTTAGAAGACGTAAATGCTGTATTTGCGATCGCTTTACACATGCACCAGCCAACTATACCTGCTGGAAATGGCGGTACACTGATCAGCAATCTGCAATATATGTTTGAACATCCTCATGAAGGGGATAACCACAACGCAGATCCCTTTGCCCATTGTTACAGCCGTATGGGTGATTTGATCCCCGAACTTGTAAGTCAAGGTTGCAATCCGCGTGTGATGTTGGATTACTCTGGTAATCTGCTGTGGGGACTGCGGCAAATGGGACGCGGTGATGTTCTCGATAATCTGAAACGGATTACTTGCGATCGCACCTACCAACCTTATGTAGAGTGGTTGGGTACAATGTGGGGTCATGCAGTTATTCCTTCCACACCCATAGCAGATATTAAATTACATATCGTTGCATGGCAACATCACTTTGCGGCAATTTTTGGCTGGGAAGCACTAGCGCGAGTCAAAGGATTTTCGCCGCCAGAAATGCACCTACCAAATCACCCTGATGCTCTCTTTGAATTTGTAAAAGCGCTGAAAGAATGTGGATATCGCTGGCTACTTATTCAAGAACATTCTGTAGAAACTCTTATGGGTCAATCTCTCACTCATAAACATTTACCACATCGTCTAATTGCCCGTAATTCTCAAGGTGAAACAATTAGCATCACAGCTTTAATTAAAACCCAAGGTTCCGATACGAAATTAGTTGCTCAAATGCAGCCTTATTATGAAGCGAAAACATTATCCAAACAGCAAATTAGCGATATATTTGTACCACCAATAGTTAGCCAAATTGGCGATGGTGAAAATGGCGGCGTGATGATGAATGAATTTCCTAGCGCTTTTAAACAAGCTTGGTGGGATATGGTAAATAATGGCGGAGGAAAATCAGGTGTAGTTGGCGTGTGCGGTACAGAATATTTAGAATTAATCGAAGCAGCGGGATGCAAACCTGAAGACTATCCAACTTGTCAGCCAGTCGGACAACATCAAATTTGGGAGCGAGTTTCACCAGATAATATTCAACCGGAAGCTGTAGAAAATGCTATTCAAGAATTAAAGCAAACAAACTCTAATTTTAATCTGGATGGAGCCTCATGGACAAATCATATCAGTTGGGTAAAAGGATATGAAAATGTGTTATCTCCCATGTATCAATTAAGTAGTTTATTCCATCATAAGTTTGATCCATTGCTGGAAACTGACTCAGCAGAAGCCATCACGAAACAATCTCAATACCGTAACTTTCTTCTACATAACCTTTTGCTGCAAACCAGTTGTTTTCGTTATTGGGGACAAGGTGCTTGGACTGATTACGCGCGGGAAATTTACCAACGGGGCGAAAATTTATTGTAA
- a CDS encoding DUF2382 domain-containing protein, with protein MVLYKLEDFEPNYQDNFDGHDIKGLGVYTQGTDEKIGTVSDVLVDEEGHFRYLVVDLGFWIFGKKVLLPLGRARIDYNVDRVYTVGLTREQAEDLPEFNERQTLDYDYEERVRGVYRQPGDYTPIEASAALDPLAPPVAPLPTTPTYARDSYTYENEPSLYGLNEQDHQTLRLYEERLIASKRRQKTGEVTIGKHVETDTARVAVPVERERVVIERVTPADAGTAVSGREADFREGEVARIEIHEETADVRKEAFLREEVRVRKVVDQDTVETQETVRREELDVNSGNLPVEER; from the coding sequence ATGGTTCTTTACAAACTAGAAGATTTTGAGCCTAACTATCAAGATAATTTTGATGGTCATGACATTAAAGGTCTTGGTGTCTATACACAAGGAACTGATGAAAAAATTGGTACTGTCAGCGATGTTTTAGTTGATGAAGAAGGTCATTTTCGCTATCTAGTAGTTGACTTAGGCTTCTGGATTTTTGGTAAGAAAGTATTACTACCACTTGGCCGCGCCCGTATCGACTATAACGTTGATCGCGTATACACAGTTGGTTTGACTAGAGAACAAGCTGAAGATTTGCCTGAGTTCAATGAACGTCAAACCCTTGATTACGACTATGAAGAACGGGTACGTGGGGTATATCGCCAACCCGGAGACTACACTCCTATAGAAGCTTCAGCAGCATTAGACCCTTTAGCACCACCTGTAGCACCATTGCCTACAACTCCCACTTACGCTCGTGATAGCTACACTTACGAAAATGAGCCTTCTTTATACGGATTAAATGAGCAAGATCATCAAACTCTAAGATTGTATGAAGAACGGCTGATTGCCAGTAAACGACGCCAAAAAACTGGAGAAGTAACTATTGGCAAACATGTTGAGACTGATACTGCAAGGGTTGCAGTGCCGGTAGAAAGAGAAAGAGTCGTGATTGAACGTGTAACTCCAGCAGATGCGGGTACAGCTGTTTCTGGGCGTGAAGCAGATTTCCGTGAAGGCGAAGTTGCTCGTATAGAAATCCACGAAGAAACTGCTGATGTTCGCAAAGAAGCATTTTTACGTGAAGAAGTCAGAGTTAGAAAAGTGGTCGATCAAGACACAGTTGAAACTCAAGAAACCGTGCGTCGTGAAGAGTTAGATGTGAATTCTGGTAATCTTCCAGTTGAAGAACGCTAA
- a CDS encoding S-layer homology domain-containing protein — MTNRPPSEPESSQKTALGFDEFIAILIAFSTVGAILFWSLSRRDSSWNLNGLLLPSATPSSSVQPNQVLPSPTAKVEPYVVPRNIPYSPPEAVVEPTTPAFPKNSATPWGTALPSVLVIPTPSSQVQTPVPSSTEIESSIKSSALPLVTPAKPKSIIPPPIAFNDVPNDFWSRRFIDVLSARGILKGFPDYSFRPNQPVNRAEFAAILEKAFDQEPSKTAIAFQDVPTKFWATPAIDQAISAGFLKGYPKKTFKPQQNISRVQVLVALVSGLNLKAPTSPNQIISVYKDAKDIPPYAIAKIATATTNGLVVNYPNPQILDPNKVASRAEVAAMIHQALVKRGKLEAITSPNIVRRPSPPQASPKISPELSQTPKANPKGKLPTGGSSQ; from the coding sequence ATGACAAATAGACCTCCTTCCGAACCGGAGTCATCTCAAAAAACTGCCCTTGGCTTTGATGAATTTATAGCCATTCTGATTGCCTTCAGCACTGTTGGAGCGATTCTTTTTTGGTCATTGTCCCGCAGAGATTCTAGCTGGAACTTAAACGGGCTGCTCTTACCTTCTGCCACACCATCTTCTAGTGTTCAACCAAATCAAGTATTGCCCTCTCCTACTGCCAAAGTAGAACCTTATGTAGTCCCCCGCAATATTCCCTATTCTCCACCTGAGGCTGTTGTTGAACCCACCACACCTGCATTTCCAAAGAACAGCGCAACTCCTTGGGGCACAGCATTACCATCTGTTCTGGTAATCCCAACTCCATCTTCACAAGTACAGACACCTGTACCCTCTTCAACAGAAATTGAGTCATCAATTAAATCATCAGCGTTGCCTTTAGTCACTCCAGCAAAACCAAAATCAATCATTCCGCCGCCAATTGCATTTAATGATGTGCCCAATGACTTTTGGAGTAGGCGTTTTATAGACGTTCTTTCTGCCCGTGGGATTCTCAAAGGATTTCCTGATTATTCTTTTAGACCAAATCAGCCTGTAAATCGCGCCGAATTTGCTGCCATACTAGAAAAAGCCTTTGACCAAGAACCGTCTAAGACTGCGATCGCATTTCAAGATGTACCAACAAAATTCTGGGCAACTCCAGCAATTGACCAAGCCATCAGCGCCGGATTCCTCAAAGGCTACCCGAAAAAAACCTTCAAACCACAACAAAATATTTCACGAGTACAAGTTTTAGTTGCTCTTGTTAGTGGGTTAAATTTGAAAGCCCCTACTTCCCCAAATCAGATTATTAGTGTCTATAAAGATGCTAAAGATATTCCACCTTATGCTATAGCTAAAATAGCTACTGCTACAACCAATGGTCTGGTAGTTAACTATCCAAATCCCCAAATCCTCGATCCCAACAAAGTAGCTAGTCGGGCGGAAGTGGCGGCGATGATTCATCAAGCTTTAGTAAAACGGGGCAAATTGGAGGCAATTACATCTCCTAATATAGTGCGTAGGCCTAGCCCGCCGCAGGCATCGCCCAAAATATCTCCAGAACTTTCCCAGACTCCAAAAGCGAACCCAAAGGGTAAATTGCCCACTGGAGGCTCGTCTCAATAA
- a CDS encoding sensor histidine kinase has translation MPEEFSCQISPPFLSLGSDRDLDLDSSLQELPMYNFSVEISHTGMEVASFLEKYPLLPGVILVEQGEFIGMISRRRLLEFLIRPFGQELFVQQSLAVLYSYARTPILLVADTTSILTTMQLSLKRSPELLAEPIVVQTQSGAYRLLDVQELNIISWQIRGIDNLIRYERSQAQMIQNDKMANLGRLVDGVAHEVLDPVGFIWGNIIYVSNYSQDLLKLIAAYDRELTSVSPAINQIKEEIEFDFLEQDLSRSLASIRTGAERLKKLVTSLQNFCHIDELFPKPVDLHACIDSIILLINSRLQGEIEIVKYYGQLPPVYCFMGQLNQVLMNILSEVVDTLLNEAVRQQLHLEETKTVQKPRIEITTEVVSQEASNPDAPDSRWVLIRIADNGSGMSDELQQQITESFSLDTKNGKNTSLAVSYRIITVRHGGKLSFHSQIDIGTKFEILLPLV, from the coding sequence GTGCCAGAAGAATTCAGTTGCCAAATCTCACCGCCATTTTTGTCTCTGGGTAGCGATCGCGATCTTGATTTAGATTCAAGCCTCCAAGAGTTACCAATGTACAACTTCTCGGTGGAAATCAGCCACACTGGTATGGAAGTGGCTAGTTTTTTGGAAAAATATCCCCTGCTACCAGGAGTAATTTTGGTAGAACAGGGAGAGTTCATTGGGATGATTTCGCGGCGGCGATTGCTCGAATTTTTGATTCGCCCATTCGGACAAGAGTTATTTGTTCAGCAATCATTAGCTGTTCTCTACAGCTATGCGCGGACACCGATTTTGCTAGTTGCTGATACAACATCCATTTTAACAACAATGCAACTTAGCCTAAAGCGATCGCCAGAATTATTAGCAGAACCAATTGTAGTCCAAACGCAATCTGGTGCTTATAGATTGTTAGATGTCCAAGAATTGAATATTATTTCTTGGCAAATTCGGGGAATTGACAATCTGATTCGGTATGAACGTAGTCAAGCCCAAATGATTCAAAATGATAAAATGGCCAATTTGGGGCGTTTGGTAGACGGCGTAGCCCACGAAGTTTTAGACCCAGTGGGTTTTATTTGGGGTAACATAATTTATGTTTCAAACTACAGTCAAGATTTACTCAAACTCATAGCAGCTTACGATCGAGAGTTAACATCAGTTTCTCCGGCAATTAATCAAATTAAAGAAGAGATTGAATTTGATTTTTTAGAACAAGATTTATCGCGATCGCTTGCTAGTATTCGCACGGGAGCGGAAAGATTAAAAAAACTTGTTACTAGCTTGCAAAACTTCTGTCATATAGATGAACTTTTCCCCAAGCCAGTAGATTTACACGCCTGTATAGATAGCATTATTTTATTAATTAATAGCCGTCTTCAAGGAGAAATCGAAATCGTCAAATACTACGGTCAATTACCCCCAGTATATTGCTTTATGGGGCAATTAAACCAGGTTTTGATGAATATTTTAAGCGAAGTTGTCGATACTTTACTCAATGAAGCAGTGAGACAGCAGTTACATTTAGAAGAGACAAAGACTGTTCAAAAACCCCGAATTGAGATTACCACAGAAGTTGTATCACAAGAAGCAAGCAATCCAGATGCACCAGATTCTCGTTGGGTTTTAATTCGTATTGCTGATAATGGCTCTGGAATGTCTGACGAATTACAACAGCAAATTACAGAGTCTTTTTCTCTTGATACAAAGAATGGTAAAAATACTAGTTTAGCAGTAAGTTATCGAATTATAACTGTGAGACATGGGGGTAAATTGAGTTTTCATTCACAGATTGATATAGGTACGAAATTTGAAATATTGTTACCTCTGGTATAG
- a CDS encoding alpha/beta hydrolase: MKKFLRYLGLGLLSTFLTATPGLGAERISFYYPPFGEFSLSVDSLETFAKEGKIDQDLSFYASRATPEQLAQLRDLLQQRFSLTPTLVSQVTYSPIGEQLVKQLGRLLLTESRKNGFYAIRASLILAAADREGLTVVNLLRKFPSNTIRVNFTEGLRIVDDLSQLIKRKDEVFASLHKEAIAQAATSNIDFSKQPDLRSPGKFTWQKKSLELNDISRSRRLPVDIYLPSTGSQSTKELSSPPFPLIVISHGLASDRSTFVYLAEHLASYGFAVAVLEHPGSNAERFQQYFAGLAGPPDAAEFINRPLDIKYLLNELQRLDKSDPALQGKLNFQQVGAIGQSFGGYTVLTLAGANINFEQLRQDCNPDNSSFNLSLFLQCQATDLPPKNYELKDDRIKAIIAINPIDSSVLGQGGISQIKIPVMLVAGSQDVFAPPVFEQIRPFTWLSDSNKYLALIENATHFSAIAEPTPENDVLPVPSALLGPDRAAVYSYLNALSVAFLETHLLNRPEYRSYLQPSYGTFISKEPLNLSLLQSLSVDQFRQIWSGPTPQASKPSNPQPTPTPR, encoded by the coding sequence ATGAAAAAATTTTTGAGATATCTGGGTTTAGGTTTGCTATCTACGTTCTTGACTGCTACTCCCGGATTGGGAGCTGAACGCATTAGCTTTTATTATCCTCCCTTCGGCGAATTTTCCTTATCGGTGGACTCGCTGGAAACCTTCGCTAAAGAAGGCAAAATCGATCAGGATTTGTCATTTTATGCGAGCCGTGCGACTCCCGAACAACTCGCTCAACTGCGGGATCTACTCCAGCAGCGCTTTAGTCTTACTCCTACATTAGTATCTCAAGTTACCTACTCACCGATAGGCGAGCAGCTGGTGAAACAACTGGGAAGATTACTTCTCACTGAGTCTCGAAAGAATGGCTTCTATGCCATACGTGCCTCTTTGATTTTGGCTGCCGCCGATCGCGAGGGTTTAACGGTTGTGAATTTACTGCGGAAATTTCCAAGCAATACTATCCGGGTGAATTTCACGGAGGGGTTAAGGATAGTTGATGACTTGTCGCAATTGATCAAAAGAAAGGATGAGGTTTTTGCCTCTCTTCACAAAGAAGCGATCGCTCAAGCAGCCACTTCCAACATTGACTTCTCCAAACAACCAGATTTGCGATCGCCAGGAAAATTCACCTGGCAGAAAAAAAGCCTGGAGTTAAATGACATTTCTCGCTCACGCCGTCTACCTGTGGATATCTATCTGCCATCAACAGGTTCACAAAGTACTAAAGAACTTTCCTCACCTCCCTTTCCCCTGATTGTAATTTCTCATGGACTGGCCTCAGACCGCTCCACCTTTGTCTATCTGGCTGAACATCTAGCATCTTATGGTTTTGCCGTTGCGGTACTAGAACACCCTGGTAGTAATGCCGAACGCTTTCAGCAATATTTTGCTGGTTTGGCAGGGCCACCAGATGCAGCAGAATTTATCAACCGACCTTTGGATATCAAATATCTACTCAATGAACTCCAGCGTCTAGATAAGTCCGATCCCGCCCTCCAGGGAAAACTCAATTTTCAGCAAGTTGGGGCGATCGGTCAGTCCTTTGGTGGTTATACTGTCTTGACTCTAGCAGGAGCCAATATTAACTTTGAGCAACTAAGGCAAGATTGTAATCCCGATAACTCATCCTTTAATTTGTCGCTGTTTTTGCAGTGTCAAGCAACTGATTTACCCCCAAAGAATTACGAACTCAAAGACGATCGCATCAAGGCCATCATTGCGATTAATCCCATTGACAGCTCAGTTTTGGGTCAGGGGGGAATCAGTCAAATTAAAATTCCCGTCATGCTGGTAGCAGGTAGTCAAGATGTTTTCGCACCACCTGTATTTGAGCAAATTCGCCCCTTTACTTGGCTTTCTGACTCTAATAAGTACCTGGCTTTGATCGAAAATGCCACACACTTTTCAGCGATCGCCGAACCTACTCCTGAAAACGATGTCCTACCTGTACCATCTGCCTTGCTAGGCCCCGATCGTGCTGCTGTTTATTCCTATCTCAATGCCCTTAGCGTCGCTTTTTTAGAAACCCATCTCCTCAACCGCCCTGAATACCGTTCCTATTTGCAGCCTTCCTACGGCACATTTATCAGTAAAGAGCCTCTGAATCTCAGTCTTCTACAGTCTTTGTCGGTAGATCAGTTCCGTCAAATTTGGAGTGGGCCAACTCCCCAGGCAAGCAAACCATCAAATCCTCAACCTACTCCTACACCCCGTTAG
- a CDS encoding DUF2382 domain-containing protein, whose protein sequence is MTIHKLEHFDPNYRETFGGDDIKALDLYTEGGDRVGSVGDVLVDDDGHFRYLIIDISLDFVSKKILLPIGLTRINYPERRVYVDGLSKQQIDNLPDHKEDAIINSDYEENVRSVFRSPTSGVIYDRDTYSYQKEPALYALKDHSDQTFRLYEERLVANKQRVKTGEVTVGKHIETDIAHVTVPIQKERVLIERVVPTEADKVLDPNELRFQEGEVARIEVYEETPEIHKEAFVREEVRIKKVVERDVVETQDTIRREELDVDTVGDLHVQDNGINAHEAI, encoded by the coding sequence ATGACTATTCACAAACTTGAACATTTTGATCCCAATTATCGAGAAACCTTTGGCGGAGATGATATTAAAGCGCTGGATCTTTATACTGAGGGAGGAGATAGAGTTGGCTCAGTAGGTGATGTTTTAGTTGATGATGATGGTCATTTCCGGTATTTAATTATTGATATCAGCTTAGATTTTGTTAGCAAGAAAATATTACTACCAATTGGTCTTACCCGGATCAATTACCCAGAAAGACGCGTTTATGTTGATGGGTTAAGTAAACAGCAAATAGATAATTTACCCGATCACAAAGAAGACGCAATAATTAATAGTGATTACGAAGAGAATGTACGTAGTGTATTTCGTTCTCCGACCAGTGGTGTAATTTACGATCGTGATACCTACAGTTACCAGAAAGAACCAGCTTTATACGCCTTAAAAGATCACTCCGATCAAACTTTTAGACTTTATGAAGAACGATTAGTTGCCAATAAACAGCGCGTCAAAACTGGAGAAGTAACAGTTGGGAAGCACATTGAAACAGACATTGCACACGTTACAGTACCTATTCAAAAAGAAAGAGTTCTGATTGAGCGAGTTGTGCCGACAGAAGCAGATAAAGTTCTAGATCCCAATGAACTTAGGTTTCAAGAAGGGGAAGTAGCACGCATAGAAGTATACGAAGAAACGCCTGAGATACATAAAGAAGCTTTTGTGCGTGAAGAAGTTAGGATCAAGAAAGTAGTAGAACGGGATGTTGTAGAAACACAAGATACTATTCGTCGAGAAGAGTTAGATGTTGATACAGTGGGTGATTTACATGTGCAAGACAATGGTATCAATGCACATGAAGCTATTTAA
- a CDS encoding CAAD domain-containing protein, which yields MPEQEFTETASKDTTVAEINTQAGTITKLQPPAQSQDEWLKYGEQISTFLATLPEYVGGFFNQYKQPLVTVGLIVGSIVAVKVLLAILDALNDIPLVAPTFELIGIGYSAWFVYRYLLKASTRKELTSEITTLKSQVVGKQIPEA from the coding sequence ATGCCAGAACAAGAATTTACCGAAACCGCATCCAAAGACACTACAGTGGCAGAGATCAACACCCAAGCGGGAACCATTACCAAACTTCAGCCTCCTGCACAGTCTCAAGACGAATGGCTAAAATACGGGGAGCAAATTTCTACCTTTTTAGCAACATTGCCAGAATACGTGGGAGGCTTCTTCAATCAATATAAGCAACCCCTGGTAACAGTTGGTTTAATTGTGGGATCAATTGTTGCCGTTAAAGTTCTCTTGGCAATATTAGATGCTTTGAATGATATTCCTTTGGTAGCCCCTACTTTCGAGTTGATCGGTATTGGTTACTCTGCCTGGTTTGTTTACCGCTATTTACTCAAAGCTTCAACCAGGAAAGAGTTAACTAGTGAAATCACCACTCTTAAATCACAAGTTGTCGGTAAACAAATTCCAGAAGCTTAA
- a CDS encoding ion channel: MKFRLKRLSRKKRQRLIPLIQIHVQDGKFEIMGMGAWHSYWRDPYHLLLTIPWTGFLLLICTFYITINALFALAYLIGGDCIANAQPGSFLDVFFFSVQTLASIGYGAMYPKTTYANIIVTIEAMIGLVGIAVMTGLAFARFSRPTARVLFSRVAVITAHDAMPTLIFRSANQRRNTILEAQMRVYLMRDEVTLEGQFMRRFHDLKLVRNQTPSFTLSWSVMHVIDEFSPLYGMTPESLTQTNTMLIVSLSGIDETVAQVVHARHSYSANEILWNNQFVDIFHHTPDGHRYIDYNRFHDVLPLDLDG, translated from the coding sequence ATGAAATTTCGACTCAAGAGACTTTCACGTAAGAAACGACAGCGTTTGATCCCACTTATTCAGATTCATGTCCAAGATGGAAAATTTGAGATTATGGGTATGGGTGCATGGCATTCCTACTGGCGCGATCCCTATCATCTGCTGCTAACGATTCCCTGGACTGGCTTTCTGCTCCTGATTTGTACTTTCTATATAACTATTAATGCTCTATTTGCCCTAGCTTACTTGATAGGAGGAGATTGTATTGCCAATGCTCAACCTGGCTCTTTTTTAGATGTCTTTTTCTTTAGCGTTCAAACCCTAGCATCCATTGGCTATGGGGCAATGTATCCGAAAACAACTTACGCCAACATTATTGTCACCATTGAAGCAATGATCGGTTTGGTGGGAATTGCTGTGATGACGGGACTAGCCTTTGCTCGATTCTCTCGGCCTACAGCTCGTGTACTTTTTAGTCGTGTTGCTGTCATTACGGCTCATGATGCGATGCCGACTCTCATATTTCGCAGCGCTAATCAGCGTCGCAATACGATTCTGGAGGCGCAGATGCGAGTCTACTTGATGCGCGACGAAGTAACCTTAGAAGGACAGTTCATGCGGCGGTTCCACGATCTTAAACTAGTGAGGAACCAAACACCTAGCTTCACGTTAAGCTGGTCAGTGATGCATGTGATTGATGAGTTTAGTCCTCTATATGGGATGACACCAGAATCTTTAACCCAGACAAATACCATGCTGATTGTCTCTTTGAGTGGCATTGATGAAACGGTTGCCCAGGTTGTCCATGCCCGTCATAGTTATAGTGCTAATGAGATTTTGTGGAACAATCAATTTGTCGATATCTTTCACCACACACCCGATGGACATCGCTACATTGATTACAACCGCTTTCACGATGTTTTACCTTTAGATTTAGATGGGTGA
- a CDS encoding YsnF/AvaK domain-containing protein codes for MNSQQMAKNIVQVNGNSRISSSLADLKQRVNNFAVFDKQGQLVGVVHDLIVDAHRRLNLVISKQVNQQTVEYDQQLADKHPSLFRLQSQRIKQIDKPNKSVFIDLNKSEIEYMPEYLETQTPGDSNSTEQVANNPIINSPVEPVNLEQVTEEQIIRLLEERLVVESSKRKVGEVIVRKVIETRMVQVPIRREMLIVEQISPEHKQLAEIDLGQGEITGVDLTEVERLETTHFDNGLTVSGEFSSPKIANLLLNAIALERNHGCKQVRVTIAVEDESHQKKYQEWFDRCSKGQSLKP; via the coding sequence ATGAATAGCCAACAGATGGCAAAAAATATTGTACAGGTAAACGGTAACTCTCGCATTAGCTCCTCTCTGGCAGATTTAAAACAGAGGGTGAATAATTTTGCTGTGTTTGATAAGCAAGGTCAGCTAGTAGGAGTAGTTCATGATTTAATTGTGGATGCTCATCGTCGGCTTAACTTAGTTATATCTAAGCAGGTAAATCAACAAACTGTAGAATATGATCAGCAGTTAGCTGATAAACATCCTTCTTTATTTCGGTTGCAGAGCCAGAGAATAAAACAAATCGACAAGCCAAATAAATCTGTTTTCATAGACTTAAACAAATCAGAAATTGAGTATATGCCTGAATATTTAGAAACACAAACACCAGGCGATAGTAACTCAACTGAGCAAGTAGCTAATAATCCAATTATCAATAGCCCAGTTGAACCAGTGAATTTAGAACAGGTTACTGAAGAACAGATTATTCGTCTACTAGAAGAACGACTAGTTGTTGAAAGCAGTAAGCGTAAAGTCGGTGAGGTAATTGTTCGCAAAGTAATTGAAACCCGGATGGTACAAGTTCCTATCCGGCGTGAAATGCTGATTGTGGAACAAATTAGCCCAGAACACAAACAACTTGCAGAAATTGATTTAGGGCAAGGAGAAATTACTGGCGTTGATTTGACCGAAGTAGAAAGACTTGAGACTACACATTTTGACAACGGTTTAACGGTAAGTGGCGAATTTAGCTCGCCTAAAATTGCTAATTTATTGCTGAATGCGATCGCACTAGAGCGAAATCACGGCTGCAAGCAGGTGCGTGTTACCATTGCTGTTGAAGATGAATCGCACCAAAAAAAATACCAAGAGTGGTTTGACCGCTGTTCTAAAGGTCAATCACTAAAGCCATAA
- a CDS encoding pentapeptide repeat-containing protein has protein sequence MKADNLLACANLEKANLSETTALGTNFDGALFTGACL, from the coding sequence ATGAAGGCAGATAATCTACTTGCGTGTGCAAATCTGGAGAAGGCTAATCTTAGTGAAACTACAGCACTAGGAACAAATTTCGACGGAGCTTTGTTTACAGGTGCTTGTTTATAA
- a CDS encoding SDR family oxidoreductase: MEIQGKVALITGASRGIGRAIALELAQQGIKRLILVARDRRKLLEVASEIEAMGTEAAIVPLDLTQTIEVNIAVAQLWRNYGQIHLLVNCAGVAYQSSFLQSKMPQVQEELSVNLLGMYNLTSLIARRMASQRQGTIVNVSSLMGKVAAPTMATYSATKFAILGFTQALRQELAEHNIRVIALLPSLTDTDMVRDLKLFRWVIPMTPQQVAKALVTGMQNDSAEILVGWQSHLAVLCQRLAPWLLELILRIATPPAPRRQRLIEKLIPSRSVS; the protein is encoded by the coding sequence ATGGAGATTCAAGGTAAAGTAGCCCTAATTACAGGGGCTTCGCGTGGAATTGGACGAGCGATCGCTCTGGAATTAGCGCAACAAGGCATCAAGCGACTGATATTGGTAGCACGCGATCGCCGCAAGTTATTGGAGGTAGCTAGCGAAATCGAGGCGATGGGTACGGAAGCTGCGATCGTGCCCTTAGATTTGACTCAAACAATTGAAGTAAATATTGCTGTTGCCCAACTATGGCGCAATTACGGGCAGATTCACCTGCTGGTTAATTGTGCGGGAGTCGCATACCAAAGCTCATTTTTGCAATCTAAAATGCCCCAAGTTCAAGAAGAACTCTCGGTGAACTTGTTAGGAATGTACAACCTCACTAGTTTGATTGCTCGACGCATGGCTAGCCAAAGACAAGGGACAATTGTCAATGTATCGAGCCTGATGGGGAAAGTGGCTGCACCAACGATGGCGACATACTCAGCAACCAAGTTTGCCATCTTAGGATTTACCCAAGCCTTGCGCCAAGAACTAGCTGAACACAATATTCGCGTCATTGCATTACTGCCTTCTCTGACAGACACAGATATGGTGCGCGACTTAAAATTATTTCGCTGGGTGATCCCCATGACTCCTCAGCAAGTGGCTAAAGCACTCGTCACCGGAATGCAGAATGATTCAGCAGAAATTTTAGTCGGATGGCAAAGTCATTTAGCCGTGTTGTGTCAACGCCTCGCCCCTTGGTTGTTAGAGCTAATTTTACGAATAGCAACACCGCCAGCACCAAGAAGACAACGGCTGATTGAAAAACTGATCCCTTCGCGTAGCGTCTCGTAG